The Coffea arabica cultivar ET-39 chromosome 9c, Coffea Arabica ET-39 HiFi, whole genome shotgun sequence nucleotide sequence TCATAAATGACTTGTAAATTTACAATACAACCAAGATTTTCTGCTATAAGGTAGCTCAAAAATCAGCAGTCCGGATTACTATAAAAGCTATTAATTATCTGAAACCAGAATTTCCAATAGTGGctaatcattttcttttcatgcTTTCACTTTCAGATACGCAACTTTGGAAGAATCACCAAAAGGCACAATGCATCATGGCAATAACTTCATTTACTTCCAGTGTGTAAGCAGGACTAATTGTTAAACTAATGATACCTCACATATGATAAATATTACTGTGAACAAATATTCACACCACTCATGGTTTGGACTTTGATTCGAAATCTGGTCCACTTTTGCACTTGCCACCCTCCCCCAGTCTCCATCTGTCAGAAGCAGTCCAATAAGCCAGCAAGAACAGAAACATTAAATGGCTCGCATCAAGTCTAACAAACCATACGCAGGTCGTATTGCTTGATCACCAACCATTCACCTCCAATATTCACATTATATTCCAAaaggcttcttttttttttttcaatcgtCTTCTTCTGAACCTACCAAAACTTGTATCAAATGCACAAAGCAATAAGGTCAAGTTTACCAATGAGATTTAGCTACGTGGTACTAGAGTCGTCTCCAGAGCTGTGATATCTTGAGTAGGAGCCCTAGCTGGAGCCCAATTTTCCAACCCAAAATGAAAGACAGCTCTCAGGTTGGTTTTATACATGTCACTCTGTGTGTAATTGATAGGAGGTCAAGTTTACTACTTTTGAGGTGTTCGCCATATTCTAGGTTAAATGCTTCATCAATTAGTTCAATGTCATTGCTATATTAGTTAGTCCTAAAGCTGAAATCTTCATATtaaaaacatcctcaaatttcaagaaaccctaattaaaagaaacattAACGCGTAAAAAATATCCCTTTCCAACGTTTCAAGACTTCTATTTTAATGTTTCACTGTTAACCCAAAAACCAGATTAGTAACAAAATCCACCCAGAGCGTTTAACTCCAATAACACACTTGAAAGGGAGGAAAAGACAACAAcggaaaaaatttaatgaatagCTGAACTTAGACAATTAGTCCTGAAATATCTTTATTTGAACTAGTATGAATTACACAGAACTATTTCCATGACTTCTCTTGCAAATAGTTTGCAAAATTTAGTTTGATAAATTCTACTGACAGGGTAACACAAACTATTCATTCAATAATTTATTCTCAAACAACAAAAGGGAAAATAGTGGAAGGTCTGAGAGGGGATGGGATACCTGTTTGCGATTGTTGGAAAATAGGCAAGAAAATCTGCCGTTGCATTGGAGGCTGTGCTGAAGAGATGCCCAGGTGGGGTTGACTCGTGCTGAGTTGTTGCAGCTGGTTAGTTGATTGCGAGCTGAGTTTTTGCGGGGCGGTGATGATTTCCGGTAGTGCACGGTCGGCAACGGAGGCCGCGGGCTCAGAACCTGCGCCATTGTTTTTCTTCCCGGTACTTTGCGTTGATCCCTTGTACAGATGCTCGCATGATAACTTAAGGTCCTATACGCCGTCGTACTTGAACgatattttcttttgttctttctttgTTAGATTAATAGTAGTGTAATACTACTCACTATTGTTACCGAAAAAATAATGCTACTAATAAACAAAGATTTATAGTAGTACCACCCTTCTAGGATGCATCggtagcacttttttttttttttcttgattcccccataattttgaaaaaatggaaaaatttgcCCGAACCAATTTGGCTCATGTATCGAGTCTCAATAAGTTGGAATTAGGTAAAATCAAGATACATTTAATCGCTAATATTGGTAAAGCAATTTACTAATGCATATTAAAGTAAGATTATCTAATACCAACCAAATCTCCAAAATTACTTATAACAATATTATATATCccgtgcatatatatatatataggcacgcacacacatatacatatgtGCATGTATGTGTGCATAAAACTACTAATAAGTTATCATTAATGAACACCAACAAACTATAATATATTGATTATTGACTAATTTGCTAATCTAATATATGGAATTAGAACCACTAGGGCTGGTCTAGCGATCAATAATAAGCTCTTAAAGTTCATTCTAGTGTTAGATTCAATTTTGAATCTTAGGTCTAATAGCTAATGATGGGAAGGGTAGTCTGATTAACTTCTATTATCTCAACTTCTCTCTTGGGCTAAATATTGTATCTAAAATTTGAGACACTAAATATTGTATACGAAAGGTCTATAATCTTCACACTTTCCTCTTGGACGAATTTGGATGCCTGTTTATACTTTAGCTttcttgtttaaaaaaaaaaatttctcctgCCCCTTCCCACTTTCTCACCCCCACCTTTCGAATTCTAAATTTGGCAACATTGCAGCGGGGAAAAATCTAAAAGCCCTTCCCTAATCATTGAGAAATTTGGCTTGAGTATGCATTTTGctgaaaaaaatggaaattttattcattcCCAAAACTCGTTTGTAATACTTTGAATGACAATACTTTAGTAACGATAGTTATGGTAACGAAACAGTTTTTACCTAAAATAACAAGTTGTTGCACTTTTAGcaactatttgattacttgttggACCCATCCACCTAAATAAGATAATACCtaaaaatatagaagtaagtttctcatctaaaatagtaagttaaccttaataaattagtaatttttatacctcaaaaagtaAATTGGAATAAAGATTAAACttgcttttgaaataaataaattattactttatatcccaaacttactttttagagaataagtttagttcaagtaacagTAAATTTtcatacataaatagtaattcttactaataacatggtaaatttgattaatgatcaAAACTTACTGATTTTTGGAATACATGTACAATTTTACAttaaaaaattatctcaaactagtattaggaagtttatttgaaataatgataagatgtttataaaacttagtaccttagttagtaagtataataaatgattataggtataatttaaaatttttttgtattcatatattttaaaatactatgaaaagtAGTTTCACTTTTCAGATAACCTtgtaaaatatgtaataaaattttgtcatattataagtttttaatcattttcaatttttgaaaagtttgaaagtttggataacaataacaacaaatcttcccAGTTATATAAAGAATATCACTTGTttatatatcacaatttttataatttaacacctatgaatatataagatgataaagttttaataaatttacatctgGGACACAAGAATTAATAAGAGTTAAAGCccaaacaaaatgagaaatagtataacaataaaaatgacaaaattagtataacagttaatataagaaaatcagtATGATTTGGACTTTTTTCTTTGGGAGATTGTTCATAAAAATGAGATCCAACAATTAAATGAAAATCACTTACACATGTAATCTATTGTATAACTTAAATTAAATTCAGTTCAAGCATAAAACGGTCCAAAAATAAATAGTACACTATGATACAAtgttattttaacaacaaatttttttttactgaaaGTCTCAAATATTCATGATATACATATGAGAGATATTTTACCGTATTTGTATCTAACTGTAAGTACAAATTTCATTGCCGAGAATAAAAGACATgaaaacttgcacaaatatcaaatttattaaatcaaataataagagAGTTACAATCTCtaaaaattcttgtttcttttgaTAATTACAATCTCTAaaaattcttgaatcaaagaaattaatctcCTAATCCTTCTTCAAAAGCACTCCTAATTAAAGCATAATaaaatcaagttttttttttaactttttaatgTAGTAGTTATGTTTactaaaaaaattagtaaaccaTTCCTACAATGCATTGCTTCTCCTAAAAGTACAATATTTTGTAAATAAATTGAAATAATTTTGTAAAAGATTTTATGCATTTTCACTAATATAATCAAGAGAATTTTGCacctttaaaatataaatagaaagaaaggaaaatggtaTGAGTATAAAGGTGACCAAATGgaatatatatcacatcatGTGTTTAGATATGATTTGTTAAGTAATTAGTAATTTAGTCTTGGTCAATATATGATGCATATTGATTtcttataaataaaaatataatttagcAATTATGCACTAACAGAATTCATAGTTTGAATGCAATCAATTGAGCAcctattttctttttaagtagctattatttgttttattaattAGGTTATATATTTACATGTAAAATAACAACAATAGCATGCTAATCCTCAGACCAACAGAACTTCAATTATTGTTAACTAAACTAATTTTacattgataaaaattagtGTAGAAAATGAAATGTTAATGGCAACAATTggtaaaaaatagcaatcttttaattttgggaaaataaaaaataagttgccaaaatatttcacttttattttaaaaaaaatctcaacttgttaattaatttcaaaatgattttattataaaaaatattcttCCTCAAATTAACATCAATGATTAGACATGAGATACAAATATGGAAAAAACAGAGAtaaaaatatggtaaaatatctcTTATACATATATCATGGATATTGGAGACTTTTGGCAAAAAAActttttgttgttaaaataatGTGGTATTGTAGTGTGCTAATTATTTAGGATCATTTTGTACATgaactaaatttaatttaaattatacaatagattATATGTGCATGTGATTTTTGTTTAGTAGTTGGATCTTATATTCATAAACAATCTCAAGAGAAAAAAAGTTCCAGATTATACTAATTTTGTTATACTAATTCTGTTATTTTTATTGTTGTATTAATTGTTACACTATTTCTCTCATTTTGTTAGGTCTATATTAATACAAGTTTAATTCTTATTATTTCTTGTGTCCCAGACAATAAATATATCAAAACTTTATCCTCTTATTATATTAATAGGTTTTAAATTATAGAAATTACATAGATAAGTGATATTCCATAAATAACTACGAAGATGTGTTGTTATTATTATCCAAACTTttaaacatttcaaaaattattcaaaattataatatgacaaaattttattattttataaggttatGTGGAaggttaaaatatttttcatagtattttaaaatatataaatacaaaaattttttaaattatacatataatCATGTATTATACAAGTATATTtcgagtacttactaactaagatactaagttttaatcattaataaaaacattttattgttatttaaaaTAAACTTCCTAGTATTGGTTTGGtataagttttttaagcaaaataGTACATTTGTGCCCtaaattactatttatgtataaaaaacttactattacttaaACTAAACTTACTCTGTCAAAAGTATGTTTGGAATATAAATTAGTAATTTATCTCTTTACAAAAtaagtttcatatttattccaatttaccttttgagacacaaaagttactaattattacggttaacttactattttagatgagAAACTTATTTCCTTATTTTTAGGCATCATCCTATTTAGGTGGATAGATCCAACAGGTAATTAAATGGTCATTAAAAGTATAATAACCTGTTATATTAGGTAAAAACTATTTAGTTAATAGTTACTACAGCATTTTCCTACTTTGAAAAGCTTATTAACAGTGTAAACTAAATTTGGAGGATGAACTGAAAGCTTTCAGTGTGAGGTCCATGCACAAATGCCCTTGATACCGTTGTTTGGAAAATACAAATTTGGCACCCTACATCGCGTTGGATCTAATTTATGCAGTCCAAACATGTAATTTCTCATTAATTTTTGGCATTGATAACTCTACATTTGCCGCTGCTGTCTGATGAATGGTTAATTGCAAAGAATGATGTTCTTCTTTTAGCCTTGAAACTGTCACCCCTACCAGTACTTCTCGACTCCATGGATACATACATGCCTAGAAACGATGCCTGAGATAGTACAGTAATGCGGCCACgagaaataaaatgaagaaaattttcattgctGCTTTTGCCTTTCCTTGAAATGAAGCCCTGGAATAGATGTCGTCCATGGCACTCGTCAATGATGTAATTGTTTTCTGTGGAACATCAAGGTTAGCCCATTCATATTGCACTGGGAAGTAAAATTGAACTCTAACCATACTCACCAGTCTGAGGGGTTCAATATGAAGGATTGGCTCCAAGAACATATCTACGTTACTGGATTATAAAGCAATCAAACAGAAACAATTAGCTAGTCACAGTTGAAGCTGACAGTGAAGACAACAAACTAATGCAAGTTAAATTTCTTTCATCTGTTATGCTACTTACTTTATGACCACCTTTCCCTGATAAATGTGACAAGTGTAGAAGCTCAGACCTTTGCCCAGAGGGACGCGATTCTTGCCCCATTCTGCAGAATGGACATAAAGACGAAGGATATTCTTTAGTCCACGTTTAgacaggaaaaaaaataattaataaatatgAAAGTTGTTGTGATGAGAGGGGGAGAGAACCTAGTTTCCAAGATACACCAACATTCATTCCGTCATGGAATGTCGGCTTCACCACGATTTCAATGTTATTTCCCAAGTTCTTCATGAGAGAAGAGAAGAATCCCAATACTTGCTGCATGCGAGGGTATACAGGGAAGCCCAGACCAGAAGGTTAGATGTGCACTCAGGAGGGTTGGACTTGGAATCAAGATGATCAGATGCAGGTACTCTTTTGTGTGTGCGCGCTATTAAGCTTACCTCCTTACCATGAAAAGGGTGGAAGGTGGAGACAAAATTGCAATTGCATAGGCATTCTTCTCCAATTATATCAGACAGTTCATTGAAGTTCTTATTCTTGATTGCCTTGTAAAGCTTGAGAACTGTTTCCAGAGCTCTGCGATCATCATCTTCTGACCCTAATCCTTGAGCACTGCATTTGCATGCCACCGACAATGTAGGCTGGTCTCTGGGCCACAGCTTATTTGTGGAAGAAGATTGAAAACAGTGAAACCTGTCCGAAAGACATGCTCTTTGGCGTAGGGGTTGGCGTGGTACTTCGTACGGCATCGTCGGGCACGTAAATGGAAAGGAAATAGAGATCATTTGGCTGAAGAATATGAAGGCAGGAAGGAGATTGAACCTGTGAATTGAAGATCCAAGAAATGAATGTCGGATTTAGAATTGTTGGAGAAAAAGAACAAATGTAGTGCATGGATGGAAGGTAATAAGATCGTATATAAAGAATAAAGCAACAATGCCGCAGCTGCAAGCTTGGAACCTTTCTGAAAAGTTGCGAAAGAAAGCAATACTCACATGGACTATTACAAGATTTCCTCTAAAATAAGTTTCTCTTATATACCTTCAAAGAAATTTAACGCCAAGATTCCGACATCATTCTGCAATCGAAATTCGAAACCTATACTAGGCTTGAAACGAAAATCACATGTCACCTGTTAGTAGTGTACTTTTTTTCTTAACAAggttttgtttgactttttttttttggacgaAATCAAGGTTTTGTTTGACTAGGAAGTGCTTATACTTGGATTGCCatttctcccaaaaaaaaatcttctatttttcgtgaacatatttttttaactatttttttaaaaaaaaattaacgaGGTTTTGTTTGACTGGGAAGTATTATTTGAATTGtcatttctctcaaaatttttttatattttctgtgaatatatttttttaataattttttgtttcacatatattaaatcgttataatatattttttttagaaaaactcTAAAGTAGCAATCCAAATGAGAATGCAGCACATCAATTACTAGAACCAAAGGTTGGTTGGGACTCCAAAGAAATTATTAttgaacccccccccccccccctcttctTTCTGTAGATGCTTTTTCTAGAGTGATTAAAAACACTCTAGGAAGATGAGTCAGTACATTATGATATTGAGATGGAAATCACACTTTTCAAAACAGTTCTACATTTGTTATCTCAAATTACTTAGATTTTATTGAGAAGCATTTAGAAGAGTGCATGCACCAATTATTCTCCAAACCCCTTTAGGGGTTGTAGTTTGTGTTAGAGTTAAGAGGTGAACTAGATTATTCAATACTGGAATTGATATCGATTTCATAAGAGTCCGTTCGAATTTAATTAGCCAATTAATCAAACTAAGTTTGAACCATATTTTATATTCAATGAAATACAAATTCAATAAAAAAGTTTGTTCAACCTTGATtcgaaaaataaacaaataaaatttaaacaaaattttaaatttattaaaataatcaaataaatttgaGCACCAAATATTCAACTTGATTGGCATATGTACACCCTAGCTTGCATTGGTTCAAACAAACTTTGCATACAACTGCTTGGGCTAACAAATTTAGTGAAGAAAGCCCAATACATAACAACGGCGTTTGACTGGGAAACCGGATAATTGCTAACTTCCTTTCGTTTTCCGTTTTCCCTCAAGGGTCAAAATATCCGCCGTCACTAGACTGTAGCCTTCTGGTTCTAAATCCTAACGAAGCTCTGTGAAAGAGAAGCATATTCTTTTCGATTGGATTGCGAGAAAGCAGAAGCCTAATAATCAATTAATCAGTCaaggggaaggaaaaaaaaagaggaatggCGGAGGATTTGGTACTGGACACGGCGATAAGGGACTGGGTGTTGATACCGCTATCGGTGGTGATGGTCCTAATCGGAGTCCTCCGCTACTTCGTCTCTAAGCTCATGCGTAGTTCTTCCCAATTGCCCGATCCTAAGATAGTCAAAGAAGGGTATACTTGCTTTCCCCTAATCTGGAGATCTATGTTTTGGGTATAACCAAAATATTTGTCtgtttttttgcctttttttttaaatttattttcaaCTTAATTGTTCAGGCAGGTGATTATTAGGGCTAGGAATTTAAGGGCTGCTGCCAATTTTATCCCTGCCAAGTCCTTTCGTGCTCGTAAAGTTTACTACAGCAATGAGGTTCGATTTTCCTTCttctccttttttgtttttgtttttggcttAGGTAATTGTTATGCAAATCCCCCTCCCCACTTAAAAGAAAAGGTTCTTGTGCCCTCTTTTGCATCGGGATCTAAGAGTCGGTAATCCCAAAAGCATTTTTACTCGTTGCCTTTCATTTGTGCAAGCATTTTGACTTTCTAGTtaagaaaatttatcattttcccCGGCCCCCAGGGAGGTGGCTTGGATTGGCGAGCAGGAGGGTTTTTAGTCTAGTGCTAAAATAATGGAACTTTATACAAACTATTGAAGAAATGAAAGGGAATGCAAAGCCAGACGTTAATCTGAGAATTGAATTACAATAAGTGATAACTAAAATCTGTGAATATTTTGTAGTATAATGTGTTTACTGTCAGATTTAAGGGAGGATTCTATTGATGATGAAGTTATTGTGGAAACTACAGCATTACTTAGATATTCAGAGCATGTCCAGACTGGAAATATGTGGGATGCCACAAATCTGTGAATATTCAGAGCTGCGAAATAAATGAATAAGCTGAGAAGAAAAAACTTGAGCCAAAGGCCCAAGGGGATGCCACCAATCCTGCCAGAGATAAGACATCTGGCCATTACCAACAACTATCTGAATTCACTTCCTAGCCGCAGCACATAGCTTTACCACTCACTTTAGAAGTCTTATGCCTAATGTTGCTTCATTAGTCATCCTTTACCTTTGAAATTAGTTTGAATTCTGCTGTTGGGGCTGATAATAGACTAGACAGGTTTAAGAAATACAAACCCAGGGTGCTGATCTTATGCTTGGGACTAGCATTCTTTCTAGTCTTCATGTTTATTACTATCCCCTTGAGAAAATGCCTGGCTGCTAATAAGGTTGGAAAAAATCAGTATGAAACTCTGTGTTGTTTACTAGGTAGTGCACTTACACTTGTTTTCTTAGGAGTAGGCCTGGACTGTGAACTTAGACTGCTGAAAGGGTCAGAGGAGATGCAGCCATATGTTCCTGTGACTAAGGTGCAGCAGTGCTATTGATAGAACAAAAACTGTTTATCTGAAATTTCAAATTAAGTAAGAAGATAGATGATGGACTACTTATAAGGAAATTTGATTGGAAGAAGTTTGAGCAAACTATTGTGCCCTCTCTCAAGGCTTCTCATAGATGCAATAATCTTTGGCCTTTTCTTGGTCCATAAAAATCTAAATATAGTGAAAAGCTGTAAAAAGAAATTAACTTATGGGGGCAGGCTAGggtaatctaaaaaaaaaaaattttcagtaaTGACAGATCTAGGGCGAGATAAGTATAATTTACTCAGGAAGTATGTTAACTAATTTCTGTATAACATGGGCAATGGAGGTTACTTGATTAGAGAGTAAAGAAGCGAGGTTTCTCCATGATGTGGGTCTGTAGAAATCGAAAATgaatgcattttgtttactcatCATTTGCTTAACTTATATTTTGATATGTGGATTATAATGTGACATTTCAGGAAAATGGACTGTTATTCGTGCCCAAGGGCCAAGCTCAAAACGCACAGGCACAAATGTTTTCTGACCCCAACATGGCTATGGATATGATGAAGAAGAATCTTTCAATGATCATACCACAGGTGAGAAATAATCGATTAGTAATTTTTCTTGATGACACAGCCTATAGCTGAATCTTTAATGGTTTTACAGAGATAAAGCTGAATCTGGCCATTATAACTTTATCCTCTCTTCTGCAGACTCTAACTTTCGCGTGGGTCAACTTTTTCTTCTCGGGTTTTGTAGCAGGTCTGcctgttctttttctttcattctttttacCTCGTCTAGTACTACATTGATATTGTCTCTGTGTTACTTCTGTATGACGAGCCATTCTATGATCTGGTCTTCTTGATGTAGTTGCTAAGTTGGCTAGAATTTGAAGGTCTTGGTTGTCATATAGTTTATTGTATATATGTATCTGCAACTTTGATTTCTACATCTATGTTGTTGATTCAGTCTGGCTCTTTCTTGGGGATTGAAGCATGACGTTTTTGCCTTTTGCTTGGATGACATACTTTCTATAGTTCTCCTCCTAGTCACTGATATTTTTTTGATGTTGGTCTTGTATCCTAATGGATACTGATGTAAGCGTCTTAATATGTTCTTCCTCAGCAAAGATACCGTTTCCACTGACACAGAGGTTCAGATCAATGTTGCAGAATGGTATCGATTTGAGTACTGTTGATGTCAGCTATGTCAGCAGCCGCTCATGGTAATTGAGTGTTGTTATCAGTAAAGTTTTTCTCTAGTATTGCATTGCTTGGATGTTAATAAATCTACACTGCGTATCAGGTATTTCCTCAACCTGTTTGGGCTAAGGGGCTTGTTCAGTCTTATTTTGGGAGAGGAAAATGGTAAGTATCCTGAACGTTACTGGTTCTTTTGAATCATCAATCTGGATATgcattttcctctctctctctctctctctctctcttctgttTGCCTATATGAAAGAATGAAAACGTTATCATTCAGTG carries:
- the LOC113707900 gene encoding uncharacterized protein — its product is MISISFPFTCPTMPYEVPRQPLRQRACLSDRFHCFQSSSTNKLWPRDQPTLSVACKCSAQGLGSEDDDRRALETVLKLYKAIKNKNFNELSDIIGEECLCNCNFVSTFHPFHGKEQVLGFFSSLMKNLGNNIEIVVKPTFHDGMNVGVSWKLEWGKNRVPLGKGLSFYTCHIYQGKVVINNVDMFLEPILHIEPLRLKTITSLTSAMDDIYSRASFQGKAKAAMKIFFILFLVAALLYYLRHRF
- the LOC113708922 gene encoding uncharacterized protein, with translation MAEDLVLDTAIRDWVLIPLSVVMVLIGVLRYFVSKLMRSSSQLPDPKIVKEGQVIIRARNLRAAANFIPAKSFRARKVYYSNEENGLLFVPKGQAQNAQAQMFSDPNMAMDMMKKNLSMIIPQTLTFAWVNFFFSGFVAAKIPFPLTQRFRSMLQNGIDLSTVDVSYVSSRSWYFLNLFGLRGLFSLILGEENATDDTQRMMQMSGFGMDPSKSLSAEKDGLDIVQHEWALPKFEQRAEAVLRKLVS